The Pseudophryne corroboree isolate aPseCor3 chromosome 2, aPseCor3.hap2, whole genome shotgun sequence genome has a segment encoding these proteins:
- the LOC135049942 gene encoding uncharacterized protein LOC135049942: MPDVDQQGQDQQATFTLQLTPVDPSQPIQPQDIPQASMSPQLVQAPPQPQIPDDFWSSWTSQQTQSNASLTAHTQHLASLPHHLPRISRNSGRLIVQVGRIATSMEQIRADNNQMLAHLTRIIDEQQRQHQTLIQLIQHNQVVNESLSRIVASHTATNTQLNASINNLSNNITLMAAQQVTSSSGTTTPSQTPVTSPVRRSSRARASEPAQSTAPSTHKRKK, from the coding sequence atgcccgacgtggaccagcagggacaagaccaacaggcaacattcacactgcaactaacacctgttgacccgagccagccaatacagccgcaggatatcccccaagcctccatgagtccacaactggtacaagctccaccccagccacaaattccagatgacttttggtccagttggacaagccaacagacccaaagcaatgccagcctgaccgcacatacccaacaccttgccagtctgccccatcatctaccgcgcattagtcgcaactcgggcagactgattgtccaagtaggccgaatcgcaacatcgatggagcaaatacgggcagacaacaaccaaatgctggctcatttaacgcgcatcattgatgagcaacagcgccagcaccaaacactcatacaactaatacagcacaaccaggttgtgaatgaatctttatcccggattgtagccagccacactgcaaccaacacacaactgaatgccagcataaataatttgagcaacaacataacattgatggcagcacaacaagtgacctccagctctggaaccacgacccctagccaaacgccagtaacctcccctgttcggcgatcctcccgagcacgtgccagtgagccagcacaaagcacagcacccagcacacacaagcgcaaaaaataa